The following proteins come from a genomic window of Crassostrea angulata isolate pt1a10 chromosome 1, ASM2561291v2, whole genome shotgun sequence:
- the LOC128155149 gene encoding dolichyl-diphosphooligosaccharide--protein glycosyltransferase subunit STT3A produces the protein MKSSSAGWGPQWLLKMSPDKQDTLLKMLVLSIAAILSFSTRLFSVLRFESVIHEFDPYFNYRTTRYLTEEGFYSFHNWFDDRAWYPLGRIIGGTIYPGLMVTSAVFYHALWFFNITIDIRNVCVFLAPMFSSFTTLVTYWFTKELKDAGAGLVAAAMIAIVPGYISRSVAGSYDNEGIAIFCMLLTYALWIKSVKTGSLFWSCLCALAYFYMVSSWGGYVFLINLIPLHVLALMLTGRFSHRIYVAYSAVYCIGTILSMQISFVGFQPVQSSEHMAALGVFGLCQMHAFIDYVRSKLSVEQFNILFRSIVLMGAVVSLSVAAIGTATGKISPWTGRFYSLLDPSYAKNNIPIIASVSEHQPTTWSSFYFDLQMLTIMFPAGLYFCFNRLTDANIFIIMYGVTSIYFAGVMVRLMLVLAPVMCILSGIGVSSTLNTYMKNLDVSRKDKKTSKKNVDHTYPFKNEVATGVVFLVTAFLITYTFHCTWVTSEAYSSPSIVLSARAGDGGRIIFDDFREAYYWLRHNTPEDAKVMSWWDYGYQITAMANRTILVDNNTWNNTHISRVGQAMASTEDKAYEIMRELDVNYVLVIFGGLTGYSSDDINKFLWMVRIGGSTDRGAHIKEADYYTPQGEFRIDKEGSPTLLNCLMYKMCYYRFGEVYTEGGKPTGYDRVRNAEIGNKNFDLDVLEEAYTTEHWLVRIYKVKDLDNRGA, from the exons ATGAAGTCCTCCTCAGCAGGATGGGGCCCACAGTGGCTCCTCAAAATGTCACCTGACAAACAGGACACCCTTCTGAAAATGTTGGTCCTGTCCATTGCAGCCATATTAT caTTTTCAACAAGGCTGTTTTCAGTTTTACGATTTGAAAGTGTTATCCACGAGTTTGATCCCTACTTTAACTACCGCACCACTAGATACCTGACTGAGGAAGGATTTTATAGCTTCCACAACTGGTTTGATGATAGAGCATGGTATCCCCTGGGTCGTATCATTGGAGGAACAATCTACCCTG GTTTAATGGTTACATCTGCTGTGTTTTACCATGCTTTGTGGTTCTTCAACATCACCATTGATATCAGAAATGTGTGTGTATTCCTGGCTCCAATGTTTTCAAGTTTCACTACACTTGTCACTTACTGGTTTACCAAGGAACTCAAG GATGCTGGTGCTGGGCTTGTAGCTGCTGCTATGATCGCTATTGTACCTGGATACATCTCCCGTTCTGTGGCTGGGTCCTATGATAACGAAGGAATTGCCATCTTCTGCATGCTGCTGACATATGCTCTGTGGATCAAGTCCGTCAAAACTGGGTCACTCTTCTGGTCCTGTCTGTGTGCCCTGGCCTACTTTTACATG GTTTCCTCATGGGGAGGTTATGTTTTCCTGATCAACTTGATTCCTCTACACGTCCTGGCCCTTATGTTGACCGGCAGATTCTCTCACAGGATATATGTGGCTTATTCTGCT GTGTACTGCATTGGAACCATCCTGTCCATGCAGATCTCCTTTGTTGGCTTCCAACCTGTTCAGTCCAGTGAACATATGGCT GCCCTGGGAGTTTTTGGACTTTGCCAGATGCATGCCTTCATTGATTATGTGAGATCCAAGCTGAGTGTTGAACAGTTCAATATCTTGTTCAGGAGCATTGTCCTGATGGGTGCTGTTGTCAGTCTGTCTGTGGCTGCTATTGGAACCGCCACTGGCA AAATCTCTCCCTGGACCGGGCGTTTCTACTCCCTGTTGGACCCCTCCTATGCCAAGAACAATATCCCCATTATTGCCTCGGTATCAGAACACCAGCCTACTACCTGGAGCTCCTTCTACTTTGACTTACAAATGCTTACCATCATGTTCCCAG CTGGACTGTATTTCTGCTTTAACCGCCTGACGGACGCTAACATCTTCATCATCATGTACGGTGTCACCAGCATCTACTTTGCT GGTGTCATGGTTCGTTTGATGTTGGTCCTGGCTCCAGTCATGTGTATCCTGTCTGGTATCGGAGTTTCCTCCACTCTGAACACTTACATGAAGAACCTTGATGTCTCCCGAAAGGACAAAAAGACATCCAAAAAGAATGTGGATCACACTTACCCCTTCAAGAATGAG GTAGCGACTGGTGTTGTGTTCTTGGTGACAGCCTTTCTGATCACCTACACCTTCCACTGTACCTGGGTCACCTCCGAGGCTTACTCCAGCCCCTCTATCGTTCTGTCCGCGCGGGCCGGGGACGGAGGCAGGATCATCTTTGACGACTTCAGAGAGGCTTACTATTGGCTCCGACACAACACTCCAGAG GATGCAAAAGTGATGTCATGGTGGGATTATGGGTACCAAATAACAGCAATGGCAAATAGAACTATTTTAGTAGATAACAACACTTGGAATAATACACACATATCCCGAGTAGGACAG gCTATGGCATCAACAGAAGACAAGGCCTATGAAATTATGAGAGAACTAGATGTCAATTATGTATTGGTTATATTTGGAGGACTTACTGGGTATTCCTCTGATG atattaataaGTTTTTGTGGATGGTTCGTATTGGGGGCAGCACAGACCGAGGGGCACACATAAAAGAGGCCGATTACTACACCCCACAAGGAGAGTTTAGGATCGACAAAGAGGGGTCACCCACCCTCCTCAACTGTCTGATGTACAAGATGTGCTACTACAGATTCGGGGAAGTTTACACAGAGGGAG GAAAACCCACAGGATATGACAGAGTTAGAAATGCAGAAATAGGAAACAAAAATTTTGATCTGGATGTTTTAGAAGAAGCATACACCACAGAACATTGGCTTGTTCGTATTTATAAAGTTAAAGATTTAGATAACAGAGGGGCATAA
- the LOC128155163 gene encoding mediator of RNA polymerase II transcription subunit 30-like yields the protein MANPGHQYGHSMMSQPSMGQQYPASTMASQQQQQQQQQGMMTNQHSMMGVQQTQQGMMGHQPQTSAPQQVQPMMSPTKEINGVSMCKKGQEYVQELFQKMHDIFKYMTTKANQLPNGINCSVQMATERRAKVAEQIEHLTMLFKKIRLFYDNVNEMCPDDPDDDVLVAVMGQPFEEKFTPSPDSCFKYKIGKEENREMVEQLRLKNRQLKAIIDQMRTIIWEINTMIVMRKT from the exons ATGGCCAACCCAGGGCATCAATATGGTCATTCCATGATGTCCCAGCCAAGCATGGGGCAACAATACCCAGCAAGCACAATGGCAAGCCAGCAGCAGCAACAACAGCAGCAACAAGGCATGATGACCAATCAGCACAGCATGATGGGAGTCCAGCAAACTCAACAAGGCATGATGGGACATCAGCCCCAGACGTCAGCACCTCAGCAG GTACAACCAATGATGTCTCCTACTAAAGAGATCAACGGGGTGAGCATGTGCAAAAAAGGACAGGAATATGTACAGGAGCTATTCCAGAAAATGCatgacatttttaaatacatgacaACAAAAGCAAACCAG CTACCTAATGGCATCAACTGTAGTGTTCAGATGGCCACGGAGAGGAGGGCAAAGGTCGCGGAGCAGATTGAACATCTCACCATGCTGTTCAAGAAAATCCGACTGTTTTATGACAATGTGAACGAGATGTGTCCCGATGACCCTGATGATGAT GTTTTGGTGGCAGTAATGGGGCAACCATTTGAAGAAAAGTTTACACCAAGTCCTGACTCATGTTTTAAGTACAAAATTGGAAAAGAAGAAAACAGAGAAATGGTAGAA CAACTTAGACTGAAGAACCGGCAGTTGAAGGCTATTATTGATCAGATGAGGACCATTATCTGGGAAATCAACACAATGATTGTGATGAGAAAAACTTGA
- the LOC128185380 gene encoding glycerol-3-phosphate dehydrogenase [NAD(+)], cytoplasmic-like — translation MASKKKVCVVGSGNWGSAIAKIVGNNVLAQTDQFDTEVRMWVFEETVEGRKLTEIINNDHVNVKYLPGIQLPKNVVAIPDVKDAAENADILIFVLPHQFVRGVCKQLDGKVNPGAIAVSLIKGFDVADGGGILLISDVIREMLKIPCAALMGANIANEVAKENYCEATIGIKVKEHGPLLKDLFQTDYFRIVVCDDETTVEVCGALKNIVAVGAGFADGLGYGDNTKAAVIRLGLMEMIKFCEVFYPESNQSTFLESCGVADLVTTCYGGRNRKVAEAFVKTGKSIEALEAEMLNGQKLQGPPTAYEVNYMLKNKKMEDRFPLFTAIHNICKGNLEVQKFMDCLKNHPEHMSPNPRL, via the exons ATGGCATCAAAGAAGAAAGTGTGTGTCGTAGGATCAGGAAACTG GGGTTCTGCAATTGCCAAAATTGTGGGAAACAATGTGTTGGCCCAGACTGATCAGTTTGACACAGAGGTTAGGATGTGGGTGTTTGAGGAGACAGTGGAGGGACGAAAGCTTACAGAGATCATCAACAATGATCATGTGAATGTCAAATACTTGCCAGGAATCCAGCTCCCCAAAAATGTG GTAGCCATTCCAGATGTAAAGGATGCAGCAGAGAACGctgacattttgatttttgtccTCCCCCATCAGTTTGTTCGGGGCGTCTGTAAGCAGCTTGATGGGAAAGTCAATCCTGGAGCCATTGCTGTGTCACTTATTAAA ggTTTTGATGTAGCAGATGGTGGGGGAATACTTTTAATATCAGACGTAATACGAGAAATGTTAAAGATCCCCTGCGCAGCATTGATGGGTGCTAATATAGCCAATGAAGTAGCCAAAGAAAACTACTGTGAGGCCACAATAG GTATAAAAGTCAAAGAGCATGGTCCCCTTCTGAAGGACCTGTTCCAGACAGATTATTTCAGAATCGTTGTCTGCgatgatgaaaccacagtagaaGTGTGTGGTGCTCTAAAG AACATAGTGGCAGTGGGGGCTGGTTTTGCGGATGGACTTGGTTATGGAGACAACACTAAGGCAGCAGTGATCAGGCTGGGCCTGATGGAGATGATCAAATTCTGTGAAGTCTTCTATCCAG AATCCAATCAGTCCACGTTTCTAGAGAGTTGTGGTGTTGCTGACCTTGTCACCACTTGTTATGGTGGTCGAAACAGGAAAGTAGCGGAGGCTTTTGTCAAGACTGGGAAG TCAATTGAAGCACTTGAAGCAGAGATGTTGAATGGCCAGAAGTTACAAGGACCTCCTACTGCATATGAAGTCAATTACAtgcttaaaaacaaaaagatgGAGGAtag ATTTCCATTATTTACTGCCATACACAATATATGCAAAGGGAATTTGGAAGTCCAAAAGTTTATGGACTGTCTCAAAAACCATCCAGAGCACAT gTCACCTAATCCACGCCTTTAG
- the LOC128155154 gene encoding uncharacterized protein LOC128155154, with protein sequence MRLKCTVCGKSVKLGQGRKISVKQLEFYRNHKNHRTIDRDGTVCNACRMKVYNIDRSIIKQSTCVPTPVAALNVEPNACNDEDDKDELVTIPTLSVSKSHSVCAICLIKNKNLICMGESVRLSVFVNQGVLLEEGVRCCKNHLNGKQLKRDAIIDKSKLRKKHTTIQTSQLVKLLENLRKSASVSTARRLSFDDLEDYTDIDLLNLTGLKKHQFEELVEMITTLKKSKLMSPRLAIGVLLVKLRTGLSQGFIGTLFGKKQRQISRYIKQAREALCSDFVPSYLGFHHISRNTIIEEHTTYYATQIFSNFLSDSVISIMDGTYIYIQKSHNYAFQRQCFSMHKHRPLVKPMVVTATDGYIISILGQFFPNGRNNDASILKYMVKSNEENLLQWFKKDDILILNRGFRDSIEFLNDIGFCTKFPAFLGPKEKQFSAKEGNETRLVTKIRWAVESVNARLKTWKFLDKVVCNKDIPHLKKYINIVAAICNCFRAPLQQSHDNDCDIARKMVERTKMANLVQQEVESQGHLKKHLSHWQSIESIDFTFPRLGDDYLRSLTFGVYQLSQAPHYADQHLSDGDLDIRVNKASDEYIRGKIQSRHTSSKKYFLWIKINHDDPHDPIVGWYCECKAGARTVGCCAHIATIIWYLGNGKHSQYQPKLDILTPSVQDAAAIPEVEIDLKLLD encoded by the exons ATGAGACTTAAATGCACTGTATGCGGTAAGAGTGTTAAACTAGGCCAAGGCAGAAAAATATCTGTGAAACAATTGGAATTTTATCGTAACCATAAAAACCATAGAACAATTGACAGAGATGGTACTGTCTGCAATGCATGCAGGATGAAAGTTTATAACATCGATAGATCGATTATCAAACAGAGTACATGCGTGCCAACCCCTGTCGCTGCGCTCAATGTAGAACCGAATGCATGCAATGACGAAGATGATAAAGACGAGTTAGTCACAATTCCAACTTTATCTGTCAGCAAGTCGCATAGCGTGTGTGCAATAtgcttaattaaaaacaaaaatcttatcTGCATGGGAGAATCTGTGCGTTTAAGTGTATTCGTTAATCAAGGTGTATTACTGGAGGAAGGGGTCAGGtgttgtaaaaatcatttaaacggGAAACAGCTTAAGCGAGATGCCATTATAGACAAATCTAAGCTTCGTAAAAAACATACTACTATACAGACTTCTCAGCTAGTAAAACTACTGGAAAACCTTCGCAAGTCAGCCTCTGTATCCACAGCCAGACGTCTCAGCTTTGACGACCTAGAGGACTACACAGACATCGACCTTCTTAACCTGACAGGACTGAAAAAGCACCAGTTTGAGGAGCTAGTTGAAATGATTACAACCCTAAAGAAGTCGAAGTTAATGTCGCCCAGACTTGCTATTGGAGTGCTGCTGGTGAAACTCAGAACAGGGCTCTCTCAGGG aTTTATTGGAACACTCTTTGGTAAGAAGCAAAGACAGATTTCCCGATATATCAAACAAGCCAGAGAAGCCCTTTGTTCGGATTTTGTCCCCTCGTATCTTGGCTTCCATCACATTTCTAGAAATACCATCATTGAAGAACATACAACATACTATGCAACTCAAATATTTAGCAACTTTTTGTCAGACTCTGTAATATCTATCATGGATGGAACGTACATATACATTCAAAAAAGTCACAATTACGCATTTCAACGTCAATGTTTTAGTATGCACAAGCACAGACCCTTAGTAAAACCAATGGTAGTTACAGCAACTGACGGCTACATCATTAGTATTCTGGGCCAATTTTTTCCCAATGGTCGAAACAACGACGCCTCAATTCTGAAATATATGGTCAAATCAAATGAAGAGAACTTATTACAGTGGTTTAAAAAAGATGATATTCTTATTCTCAACAGAGGTTTTCGTGACTCCatagagtttttaaacgatATCGggttttgtacaaaattccctGCATTTCTTGGTCccaaagaaaaacaattcaGTGCAAAGGAGGGGAATGAAACAAGACTCGTAACAAAGATTAGATGGGCTGTTGAGTCGGTCAACGCTAGGTTGAAGACATGGAAGTTCTTGGACAAAGTAGTATGTAACAAAGATATTCCCCatcttaaaaaatacattaatatagTGGCAGCAATCTGCAATTGTTTTCGTGCCCCATTACAGCAATCCCATGACAACGATTGCGACATAGCCCGTAAGATGGTGGAACGCACAAAAATGGCAAACCTTGTCCAGCAGGAGGTCGAATCTCAGGGACatttaaagaaacatttaaGTCATTGGCAGAGCATCGAATCCATTGATTTCACATTCCCACGGTTAGGTGACGACTACCTAAGATCCCTAACATTTGGGGTGTATCAACTGTCACAGGCACCGCATTATGCCGACCAACATTTAAGTGATGGTGACTTAGACATCAGAGTTAATAAAGCATCCGACGAATACATAAGGGGGAAAATTCAGTCTCGGCATACGTcatcaaagaaatattttctgtGGATAAAGATAAACCATGATGATCCACACGACCCAATTGTTGGTTGGTATTGCGAGTGCAAAGCGGGTGCCCGCACAGTTGGGTGTTGCGCACATATAGCAACAATCATTTGGTATTTAGGAAATGGAAAACACTCGCAATATCAACCAAAATTGGATATATTGACACCATCTGTTCAAGACGCAGCGGCAATTCCTGAAGTAGAGATTGATCTCAAACTTCTCGACTAA